The Fusobacterium necrophorum subsp. necrophorum genome has a window encoding:
- a CDS encoding aminotransferase class I/II-fold pyridoxal phosphate-dependent enzyme yields MLARHYQGKKFSDEVFSTAQRAKEAIDKYGKEAVFNATLGSLYDEEENLVVFDVVRQMFRELPLTEFTAYTPHFTGSEAYKETVKKTVLGESYRKEYPNYFFSVIGTPGGTGALSNTIKNYLNHGEKILLPERMWGPYKAMAKEAGGSFDCYALFNEKNTFHLSNFEEKVKTLSREQESLVVVINDPCQNPTGFKLSQEEWLAVMRILKEAAKQSNIILIKDIAYKDFDTPEYEERSVLSELPENMLLVYAFSLSKSLGIYGMRAGAQLAISSSKEWIEEFETAAAFSCRATWSNASRGGMEMFVKIMETPSLREQLWEEQKKYEKLLLERAEIFITEAKECHLDILPYRSGFFLTIPVGEKIREVTRELEQQNIFTIVFEDAIRIAICGIPKRKLRGLAKKIKDTIEGLKG; encoded by the coding sequence ATGCTAGCAAGACATTATCAGGGAAAAAAATTCAGTGACGAAGTGTTTTCTACTGCTCAAAGAGCAAAGGAAGCCATAGATAAGTATGGGAAAGAGGCGGTATTCAATGCTACTTTAGGTTCTTTATATGATGAGGAAGAAAATTTAGTGGTATTTGATGTGGTAAGGCAAATGTTTCGTGAGCTTCCCCTGACGGAATTTACAGCCTATACTCCTCATTTTACGGGAAGTGAAGCCTATAAGGAGACTGTAAAAAAGACCGTGTTGGGAGAATCGTATCGGAAGGAGTATCCAAATTATTTTTTCTCCGTGATTGGGACTCCGGGAGGAACGGGAGCCTTAAGCAATACTATTAAAAACTATTTAAATCATGGAGAAAAAATTCTTCTTCCGGAGAGGATGTGGGGACCTTACAAGGCAATGGCAAAGGAAGCGGGAGGAAGTTTTGACTGCTATGCTTTATTCAATGAAAAAAACACCTTTCATCTATCCAATTTTGAGGAAAAAGTAAAAACGTTATCGAGAGAACAAGAAAGTTTAGTGGTTGTTATCAATGATCCCTGTCAAAATCCGACCGGTTTTAAATTAAGTCAGGAAGAATGGCTGGCTGTCATGAGAATTTTAAAAGAGGCGGCGAAGCAAAGCAATATTATTTTAATCAAGGATATTGCCTATAAAGATTTTGATACTCCGGAATATGAAGAAAGAAGTGTTCTATCCGAATTACCGGAAAATATGCTGCTAGTATATGCTTTCAGCTTATCGAAGTCTCTAGGAATTTACGGAATGAGGGCGGGGGCTCAATTGGCAATTTCTTCGAGTAAGGAATGGATAGAAGAATTCGAGACGGCAGCAGCGTTTTCTTGTAGAGCTACTTGGTCGAATGCTTCTAGAGGTGGAATGGAGATGTTTGTAAAAATTATGGAAACTCCATCTTTGAGGGAACAACTTTGGGAAGAACAAAAAAAATATGAAAAGTTATTATTGGAAAGAGCCGAAATTTTCATCACGGAAGCAAAAGAATGTCACTTGGATATTTTACCTTATAGGAGCGGTTTTTTCTTGACGATTCCTGTGGGGGAAAAGATAAGAGAAGTGACGAGAGAATTGGAACAACAGAATATTTTTACCATTGTCTTTGAGGATGCAATTCGGATTGCTATTTGCGGAATTCCAAAAAGAAAATTAAGGGGTTTGGCAAAAAAAATAAAGGACACAATAGAAGGTTTGAAAGGGTGA
- a CDS encoding fumarate hydratase, which yields MKKLDLSMVTNEVEKMCMAANYYVDPEVLKKINRAYRETEKSPLAKNVLQQILENDAIAEEERVPMCQDTGMAVIFLEIGTEVYIPGDIYEAIQEGVRRGYTNGYLRKSMVKHPLDRVNTKDNTPAIIHTKMIAGSNQVKIVLAPKGGGSENMSLVKMLKPADGIEGVKKLVLELVSHAGGNPCPPITVGVGIGGSFEKAALLAKEALLRDINDKSSDPIAASLEEELLEKINKLGIGPLGLGGNTTALAVKVNVFPCHIACLPVAVNLNCHAVRHQEVIL from the coding sequence ATGAAAAAGCTTGATTTGTCTATGGTAACAAATGAAGTAGAAAAGATGTGTATGGCAGCAAATTACTATGTAGATCCCGAAGTGTTGAAAAAAATAAACAGAGCTTATAGAGAGACGGAAAAATCTCCTCTGGCAAAAAATGTATTACAGCAGATTTTAGAAAATGATGCCATTGCAGAAGAAGAACGGGTGCCTATGTGTCAGGACACCGGAATGGCAGTGATATTTTTGGAAATAGGAACGGAAGTATACATTCCCGGAGATATTTATGAAGCCATTCAAGAGGGAGTTCGTCGAGGCTATACGAATGGATATTTACGAAAATCTATGGTAAAACATCCTTTGGATAGAGTGAACACCAAAGACAATACTCCGGCCATTATTCATACGAAAATGATTGCAGGCTCCAATCAAGTGAAGATTGTTTTGGCTCCGAAAGGAGGAGGCTCTGAAAATATGAGTCTGGTAAAAATGTTAAAGCCGGCGGACGGAATAGAGGGGGTTAAAAAATTAGTTTTGGAATTGGTTTCCCATGCCGGAGGAAATCCCTGTCCTCCCATTACAGTTGGAGTAGGAATTGGAGGAAGTTTTGAAAAAGCGGCTTTACTTGCAAAGGAAGCCTTGCTTCGAGATATCAATGATAAGAGTTCCGACCCGATTGCAGCCTCTTTGGAAGAAGAGTTATTGGAAAAAATCAATAAATTGGGGATAGGTCCTCTTGGTTTAGGAGGAAATACTACGGCTTTGGCAGTCAAAGTAAATGTCTTTCCCTGCCATATTGCCTGTTTGCCTGTAGCTGTGAATTTAAACTGTCATGCGGTACGACACCAAGAAGTGATTTTATAA
- a CDS encoding Fe-S-containing hydro-lyase, which produces MEYAIKTPLREEVIQTLKIGDVVKITGTIYTARDAAHARLVKLIEEGKELPFSLEGQIIYYVGPTPAKPGCVIGSAGPTTSYRMDPYAPILMQHGLKGMIGKGGRSQEVKNSIQKERAVYFAAVGGAAALIAKSIQKAELIAYEDLGAEAIRKLEVKDFPAIVVNDMYGGDLYEEGRKQYMEEI; this is translated from the coding sequence ATGGAATATGCAATAAAAACTCCTCTTAGAGAAGAGGTTATTCAAACATTAAAAATCGGAGATGTCGTAAAAATTACCGGAACGATTTATACAGCTCGAGATGCAGCCCATGCCAGACTGGTAAAATTGATAGAAGAAGGGAAAGAGCTTCCTTTTTCCTTGGAAGGACAAATCATTTACTATGTGGGACCGACTCCTGCAAAACCCGGTTGTGTGATTGGAAGTGCAGGACCTACCACGAGTTATCGTATGGATCCCTATGCTCCTATTTTAATGCAGCACGGATTGAAAGGAATGATAGGAAAAGGAGGACGTTCTCAAGAAGTGAAAAATAGCATTCAAAAAGAAAGAGCCGTATATTTTGCAGCCGTAGGAGGAGCCGCAGCTTTGATTGCAAAATCTATTCAAAAGGCAGAATTGATTGCTTATGAGGACCTGGGGGCGGAAGCCATTCGAAAATTGGAAGTCAAAGATTTTCCGGCTATTGTAGTAAATGATATGTATGGTGGAGATTTGTATGAAGAGGGAAGAAAGCAATATATGGAGGAAATCTGA
- a CDS encoding glycerol-3-phosphate responsive antiterminator, producing MTIEELLEASPVIPAIKNDISLEKAIASDSEIVFVIMANLLNIESIVNSLKEAGKKVFIHVDMIEGLSSSNYGVEYIVEKIQPFGIITTKHNIVSFAVKMKVPVIQRFFILDSFSYEKTLLHIQENKPTAVEILPGLMPKILYSLSTKIDRPLITGGLIASKEDIVSALSAGACAVSTTDTELWNI from the coding sequence ATGACAATAGAAGAACTATTGGAAGCGAGTCCTGTAATTCCGGCTATTAAAAATGATATTTCTTTGGAGAAAGCCATTGCCTCCGATTCCGAGATTGTGTTTGTTATCATGGCAAATTTATTAAACATAGAGAGCATTGTGAATAGTCTGAAAGAGGCGGGGAAAAAAGTATTTATCCATGTGGATATGATAGAGGGGCTTTCCAGCTCAAATTACGGAGTGGAGTACATTGTGGAAAAGATACAACCTTTCGGAATTATTACGACAAAACATAATATTGTATCTTTTGCAGTAAAAATGAAGGTTCCGGTCATTCAACGCTTTTTCATCTTGGATTCTTTTTCTTATGAAAAGACCTTATTGCATATTCAGGAAAATAAACCGACAGCAGTCGAAATTTTACCCGGTTTAATGCCTAAAATATTGTATTCCTTATCGACAAAAATAGATAGACCTTTGATTACCGGAGGCTTGATTGCCAGCAAAGAAGATATTGTAAGTGCTTTATCAGCAGGAGCCTGTGCAGTTTCAACTACAGATACTGAGCTTTGGAATATTTAA
- the dhaK gene encoding dihydroxyacetone kinase subunit DhaK — MKKLINQRENIVEEVIQGMVKAYPDKLSRIEGEPIIFRKEKKQGKVALISGGGSGHEPSHAGYVGYGMLDAAVCGEIFTSPGADKVYRAIQEVNAGAGVLLIIKNYSGDVMNFEMAAEMAAMEGITVKQVVVDDDIAVENSTYTVGRRGIAGTVFVHKILGAAAEAGYSLDALVDLGNRLVKNIKTMGMSLKSCMVFSTGKQSFEIGHDEVEIGLGIHGEPGTHREKMTTADHFTEKLFAQITQEAALKKGEEVAVLVNGLGETTLIELFIINNRLQDLLREKEVTVVKTLVGNYMTSLDMGGFSISIVKLDQETKQLLFAEQDTIAF; from the coding sequence ATGAAGAAATTGATTAACCAAAGAGAAAATATTGTGGAAGAAGTGATTCAAGGTATGGTAAAAGCATATCCCGATAAACTTAGTAGGATAGAGGGAGAGCCTATTATCTTTCGAAAAGAAAAAAAGCAGGGAAAGGTTGCCCTGATTAGCGGAGGAGGAAGTGGACATGAACCTTCTCATGCAGGCTATGTGGGATATGGAATGTTGGATGCTGCCGTCTGTGGAGAAATTTTTACCTCTCCGGGAGCGGATAAAGTATATCGAGCCATTCAGGAAGTAAATGCAGGGGCAGGCGTTCTTTTAATTATTAAGAATTATAGCGGAGATGTGATGAACTTTGAAATGGCGGCGGAAATGGCAGCTATGGAGGGAATCACGGTAAAACAAGTCGTAGTGGATGACGATATTGCAGTGGAAAATAGTACCTATACTGTGGGAAGAAGAGGAATTGCAGGAACGGTATTTGTCCATAAAATATTGGGAGCTGCGGCAGAGGCAGGATACTCTTTGGATGCGTTGGTGGACTTGGGAAACCGTTTGGTAAAGAATATAAAAACAATGGGAATGTCCTTAAAATCCTGTATGGTATTTTCTACAGGAAAACAAAGTTTTGAAATTGGACACGACGAAGTGGAAATTGGGTTGGGAATTCATGGAGAACCCGGAACACATCGAGAAAAGATGACAACGGCGGATCATTTTACAGAAAAATTATTTGCCCAAATTACTCAGGAAGCTGCTTTGAAAAAAGGGGAAGAAGTTGCTGTTTTAGTAAATGGATTGGGAGAAACTACCTTAATAGAACTCTTTATCATCAATAATCGTTTACAGGATTTGTTACGGGAAAAAGAAGTCACAGTTGTTAAAACCTTAGTCGGAAATTATATGACCTCTTTGGATATGGGAGGATTTTCCATCAGTATTGTAAAGTTGGATCAGGAAACGAAACAATTATTATTTGCAGAACAAGACACTATAGCATTTTAA
- the dhaL gene encoding dihydroxyacetone kinase subunit DhaL — translation MLLEIIEKIADEIINNKEYLTELDRVIGDGDHGVNLARGFEEIKVQLPTYSSLSYSDIFQKMGMALLTKVGGASGAIYGTAFMSAAMYCKGKTELEKEDLVAILKTMIEGIQKRGKATLGEKTLLDTILPVYDFLQKKLEGGEDIFSTPKEIQKIAEKGMESTKNIIATKGRASYVGERSLGHIDPGAASSYLMIKVICETIK, via the coding sequence ATGTTATTGGAAATCATCGAAAAGATTGCAGATGAGATTATAAACAATAAGGAATATTTAACAGAATTGGATCGAGTCATTGGAGATGGGGATCATGGAGTAAATTTAGCAAGAGGGTTTGAAGAAATCAAGGTACAGTTACCGACCTATAGTTCTTTGAGTTATTCCGATATTTTTCAAAAAATGGGAATGGCATTGTTAACAAAAGTTGGAGGAGCTTCTGGAGCGATTTATGGAACTGCATTTATGAGTGCCGCTATGTATTGCAAGGGAAAGACGGAATTGGAAAAAGAAGATTTGGTGGCGATCTTGAAAACTATGATTGAGGGAATACAAAAAAGAGGAAAGGCAACTTTGGGAGAAAAAACCTTATTGGATACTATTTTACCTGTATATGACTTTTTACAAAAGAAATTGGAAGGAGGGGAAGATATTTTTTCAACTCCGAAAGAAATCCAAAAAATTGCGGAAAAAGGGATGGAATCTACAAAGAATATTATTGCAACGAAAGGGAGAGCTTCTTATGTTGGAGAAAGAAGTTTAGGACATATTGATCCGGGAGCGGCATCTTCCTATCTGATGATAAAGGTAATTTGTGAGACAATCAAATAG
- the dhaM gene encoding dihydroxyacetone kinase phosphoryl donor subunit DhaM: MVGFVVVSHSKALAEEAIRLANEMKKESFPLLNGSGIEGESFGSNPFRIKETVEKAMTENGVVIFVDLGSSVLNSQIALEFLEAEGKEISKIKIADAPLVEGLIAAVAMNDTKASVEDILTELKEFKQFSKINN; encoded by the coding sequence ATGGTAGGATTTGTAGTAGTGTCACATAGCAAGGCATTGGCGGAAGAAGCAATTCGTTTGGCAAATGAAATGAAAAAAGAAAGTTTTCCATTATTAAATGGAAGCGGTATTGAGGGAGAATCTTTTGGAAGCAATCCTTTTAGGATCAAAGAGACAGTTGAAAAGGCAATGACAGAAAACGGTGTTGTTATTTTTGTGGATTTGGGAAGCTCTGTATTGAATTCTCAAATTGCTTTGGAATTTTTGGAAGCGGAAGGAAAAGAAATTTCCAAGATTAAAATTGCAGATGCTCCTTTGGTAGAAGGTTTGATTGCAGCTGTTGCTATGAATGATACGAAGGCAAGTGTGGAAGATATTTTAACAGAACTGAAAGAGTTTAAACAGTTTTCAAAAATAAATAATTAA
- a CDS encoding glycerophosphodiester phosphodiesterase, whose product MKVFAHRGASGYAPENTLAAIKKAIEQGADGIEIDIQFTKDCKIVVFHDWKINRTSNGKGYVYDLNFEELRALEIGSWYGDEYRKEKIPTLEEILELIPENMMLNIEIKDISRGHRGIEESMLKILKKFPNLKNNIIVSSFHHSIIQRLQELAPEIKLALLTASDLVDIESYFKNNKLDCFSYHPEVNLITSKTVDILHKMGVKVFVWTINTEEDFLYVHSIGVDGVITNYPDIMKKFVIKYKE is encoded by the coding sequence ATGAAAGTTTTTGCGCATCGGGGAGCTTCTGGCTATGCTCCTGAAAATACTCTTGCAGCAATAAAAAAAGCAATAGAACAAGGAGCAGATGGGATTGAGATTGACATACAGTTTACAAAAGACTGTAAAATTGTAGTATTTCATGATTGGAAAATTAATCGAACGAGCAATGGAAAAGGTTACGTTTATGATTTAAATTTTGAGGAGTTACGAGCTTTGGAAATAGGAAGTTGGTATGGGGATGAATATAGAAAAGAAAAAATACCTACATTAGAAGAAATTTTAGAGTTGATTCCTGAAAATATGATGTTAAATATTGAAATAAAAGATATTTCAAGAGGACATCGTGGAATTGAAGAAAGTATGTTAAAAATTTTGAAAAAATTTCCAAATTTAAAAAATAATATTATTGTTTCTTCTTTTCATCATTCTATTATCCAACGTCTTCAAGAATTAGCCCCTGAAATTAAATTAGCCTTATTGACAGCAAGTGATTTAGTAGATATTGAAAGTTATTTTAAAAATAATAAATTAGACTGTTTTAGTTATCATCCAGAAGTAAATTTAATAACTAGCAAAACTGTTGATATTTTACATAAAATGGGAGTCAAAGTTTTTGTTTGGACAATCAATACAGAAGAAGATTTTTTGTATGTACACTCTATAGGAGTCGATGGAGTTATTACAAATTATCCAGACATTATGAAGAAATTTGTAATAAAATATAAAGAATAA
- a CDS encoding C4-dicarboxylate TRAP transporter substrate-binding protein, whose product MKKKNMVMSVLCLILSLMLMSCGLKEEKISSEPLEIKVSYIFKENEPTHIAMKEATDAINERLEGEVKFVLYPNGQLPVYKDGLQQVVRGANFIDVDDLSYIGDYVPEFTALAGPMLYQSYAEYEKLMHTPLVEELKKKAEEKGIKVLSLDFIFGFRSIISNKEIKHPSDLKGMKIRVPGSKLFIDTLNAMGASAVPMSFGETISALQQNVIDGLEGSYATNYLTKTYELRNRMSLTKHFLGTAGVYISTKVWEGLTEEQRNIIQEEFDKAAVNNNRRMLELDQELIANLEAEGVKINEVNLSEFTKLVVPIYKNIGVSDEFYNKMMKEIEDIRKIKNK is encoded by the coding sequence ATGAAGAAAAAAAATATGGTAATGTCAGTTCTATGTTTAATTTTGAGTTTAATGTTAATGTCATGCGGTTTAAAAGAAGAAAAGATATCATCTGAACCATTGGAAATTAAGGTAAGTTATATTTTTAAAGAAAATGAACCTACACATATTGCTATGAAAGAAGCAACTGATGCTATTAATGAGAGATTGGAAGGAGAAGTCAAATTTGTTCTCTATCCTAATGGACAATTACCAGTTTATAAGGATGGATTGCAACAAGTAGTGAGAGGTGCAAATTTTATTGATGTAGATGATTTAAGTTACATTGGAGACTATGTTCCTGAATTTACAGCATTGGCGGGGCCAATGTTATATCAAAGTTATGCAGAATATGAAAAATTAATGCATACCCCTCTAGTAGAAGAATTAAAGAAAAAAGCAGAAGAAAAAGGAATTAAAGTATTATCTCTAGATTTTATCTTCGGCTTCCGAAGTATTATTAGTAATAAGGAAATTAAACATCCATCTGATTTAAAAGGAATGAAAATTAGAGTTCCAGGAAGTAAATTATTTATAGACACTTTGAATGCAATGGGAGCAAGTGCTGTTCCTATGTCATTTGGAGAAACAATTTCAGCCCTTCAACAAAACGTTATTGATGGACTGGAAGGATCTTATGCAACGAATTATTTGACAAAGACATATGAATTAAGAAATAGGATGTCATTAACAAAACATTTTTTGGGGACAGCAGGAGTATATATTTCTACAAAAGTATGGGAAGGTTTGACAGAAGAACAGAGAAATATTATACAAGAAGAATTTGATAAGGCAGCTGTAAATAATAATCGAAGAATGCTAGAATTAGACCAAGAATTGATTGCGAATTTAGAAGCTGAAGGAGTTAAAATCAATGAGGTAAATTTAAGTGAATTTACAAAACTAGTGGTCCCAATTTATAAGAATATAGGGGTTTCTGATGAATTTTACAATAAAATGATGAAAGAAATTGAAGATATTCGAAAAATAAAAAACAAATAA
- a CDS encoding TRAP transporter small permease: MKKILINLEEIIAGIFLLITVFSVIINVFFRSIGLGTISTSEEIATLSFVWSVYLGAVACYKRKMHIGVDMLVQMLPEKQQYFFSLLIDIFLIIINGVILYLSYIFITNSYDKPTPVLGISSNWINVALLISFFLIEIYSILFFIQNLKKEN; this comes from the coding sequence ATGAAGAAAATATTAATTAACTTAGAAGAGATTATAGCAGGAATTTTTCTTCTTATTACAGTATTTAGTGTCATAATCAATGTTTTTTTTCGTTCTATAGGATTAGGGACTATATCTACCTCAGAAGAGATTGCAACATTATCGTTTGTATGGTCTGTTTATTTAGGTGCAGTGGCATGTTATAAAAGAAAGATGCATATTGGAGTAGACATGTTGGTACAAATGTTGCCAGAAAAACAACAATATTTTTTTTCTTTGTTGATTGATATATTTTTAATAATTATTAATGGAGTAATATTATATTTATCATATATTTTTATTACTAACTCTTACGACAAACCAACTCCTGTATTGGGAATATCGTCTAATTGGATTAATGTTGCTTTATTGATATCATTTTTTTTGATAGAAATATATTCAATCCTATTTTTTATTCAAAATTTAAAAAAGGAAAATTGA
- a CDS encoding TRAP transporter large permease codes for MEKLLPILVLFILFFCNIPISFALFTSSLFYFIFINTNTYPDLILQTFIKSAESFPLLAIPFFIMAGAVMNYSGISARLMAVAEVLSAHMKGGLAQVNVLLSTLMGGISGSANADAAMECKILVPEMVKRGYSKEFSAAVTAASSAITPVIPPGINLIIYSLIANVSVAKMFLAGYIPGILMCIGLMITVYFISKKRNYRPIRKERASVKEIIFELKKSFWALFLPFGIIMGMRAGFFTPTEAGAIAVVYCVLVGFFIYKELKIRYFLEIIRETVYGTSSVMFIIIGATVFGQYLNWERIPYLIGEFLVNFTDNKYLFLILVNLILLFVGMFIEGGAAMIILAPLLVPTALQLGIDPVHFGIIIIVNIMLGGLTPPFGSMMFLTCSIVKVEVKDFIRESIPFMIALLAILMLVTFVPGLVLFLPKLI; via the coding sequence GTGGAAAAATTATTGCCAATTTTAGTACTTTTTATTTTATTTTTCTGTAATATACCTATTAGTTTTGCACTTTTTACATCAAGTCTATTTTACTTTATTTTTATTAATACAAATACTTATCCAGATTTAATTTTACAAACTTTTATTAAAAGTGCAGAATCTTTTCCTCTTTTAGCGATCCCTTTTTTCATTATGGCGGGAGCTGTTATGAATTATTCTGGGATTAGTGCAAGGTTAATGGCAGTTGCAGAAGTTTTATCAGCTCATATGAAAGGAGGATTAGCTCAAGTTAATGTTTTACTAAGCACATTAATGGGAGGAATCTCGGGTTCCGCCAATGCAGATGCAGCTATGGAATGTAAAATATTAGTTCCAGAAATGGTAAAAAGAGGATATTCTAAAGAATTTTCAGCAGCTGTTACTGCTGCTTCATCTGCTATTACTCCTGTTATTCCTCCTGGAATTAATTTGATTATCTATTCTTTAATTGCGAATGTTTCTGTAGCAAAAATGTTTTTAGCTGGTTATATTCCTGGAATTCTTATGTGTATTGGATTAATGATAACAGTGTATTTCATTTCTAAAAAAAGAAATTATAGACCAATACGTAAAGAAAGAGCTTCCGTCAAAGAAATCATATTTGAATTAAAAAAATCGTTTTGGGCACTATTTTTGCCTTTTGGAATTATTATGGGAATGAGAGCAGGATTTTTTACTCCAACAGAGGCAGGGGCTATTGCAGTCGTATATTGTGTATTAGTTGGTTTTTTTATATATAAAGAATTAAAAATTAGATATTTTTTAGAAATTATTCGTGAGACTGTATATGGGACAAGTAGTGTTATGTTTATTATTATTGGGGCTACTGTTTTTGGACAATATTTAAATTGGGAAAGAATACCGTATCTTATTGGAGAGTTTTTAGTCAATTTTACTGATAATAAGTATTTATTTTTAATTTTAGTAAATCTAATTTTATTATTTGTAGGGATGTTCATAGAGGGTGGGGCTGCTATGATTATTTTAGCCCCTTTATTAGTTCCTACAGCCTTACAATTAGGAATTGATCCTGTTCATTTTGGGATTATTATAATTGTAAATATTATGTTAGGAGGCTTAACTCCACCATTTGGTTCCATGATGTTTTTAACTTGTTCAATTGTCAAAGTGGAAGTTAAAGATTTTATTCGTGAATCTATACCATTTATGATAGCACTTTTGGCAATATTAATGCTTGTAACCTTTGTACCAGGCCTGGTATTATTTTTACCTAAATTAATTTAA
- a CDS encoding MIP/aquaporin family protein, with protein sequence MEPMSMYFAEFVGTAMLLLLGNGVNMTLSLKHSYGKGGGWMCTCFGWGVSVTMAAYFVGWASGAHLNPAVSLALAVAGTLDWALLPGYMIAQVLGGILGATLAYLTYKRQMDEEPDVGTKLGVFSTGPSIDDAKWNVVTEIIGTAVLMIGILAIGYGQNQMPAGIGPVVVGLLIMVIGLGLGGATGFAINPARDLGPRIAHAILPIKGKGDSNWKYAWIPVVGPLIGGVVGTLIFKFLCQMTQVCPVLN encoded by the coding sequence ATGGAACCAATGTCAATGTATTTTGCCGAATTTGTTGGGACAGCGATGTTATTACTATTAGGAAATGGGGTAAATATGACTCTGAGTCTAAAGCATAGCTATGGAAAAGGCGGAGGTTGGATGTGTACTTGCTTCGGATGGGGAGTATCTGTTACTATGGCCGCTTATTTTGTAGGTTGGGCTAGTGGAGCGCATTTGAATCCGGCAGTCAGTTTAGCTTTAGCAGTAGCAGGAACTCTTGATTGGGCTTTATTACCAGGTTATATGATTGCTCAAGTGTTAGGAGGAATTCTGGGAGCAACTTTGGCATACTTAACTTATAAGAGACAAATGGATGAAGAACCGGATGTGGGAACAAAGTTAGGAGTCTTTTCAACAGGACCTTCTATTGATGATGCAAAATGGAATGTAGTGACAGAAATTATTGGAACCGCCGTTTTAATGATTGGAATTTTAGCAATCGGTTATGGTCAAAATCAAATGCCGGCAGGAATTGGACCGGTTGTTGTCGGTTTACTAATTATGGTTATCGGATTAGGATTGGGAGGAGCAACAGGGTTTGCTATCAATCCCGCAAGAGATTTAGGACCGAGAATTGCTCATGCTATTTTACCGATTAAGGGAAAAGGGGATTCCAACTGGAAGTATGCTTGGATTCCGGTAGTAGGTCCGTTGATTGGCGGAGTAGTAGGAACATTGATTTTTAAATTTTTATGTCAAATGACCCAAGTGTGTCCGGTGTTAAACTAA